One genomic window of Streptomyces sp. NBC_01498 includes the following:
- a CDS encoding ABC transporter permease, with product MKKFDKDRLILGLAGPVLALVVAIALTTVVLLVSGTNPWEPYRIMFQSASYVDVQVLIVNQAGTYYLAALAVAVGFRMNLFNIGVDGQYRLAAMMAALVGASVSLPGPLQIALIVVTAMLVGAFWSGIAGILKTTRGVSEVVSTIMLNSIATSLVAWLILPKNFGEQPAGSNNLTTGEIPESGWFPGLSMGAEAGEIYGFTFVAALCGVIYWFVLGRTRFGFDLRATGASESAAQASGVDAKKMVLTSMLISGAVAGLVGMPTLLGDSHTYSLDFPTGIGFTGITIALLGRNHPVGIAFSALLIAFLDKSSASLDQHGYEKEIATIMQGLIVISVVVSYELVRRYGLRRQQQKVGEELAAGGAIRTEADSGPPGPGSDGPGTGSGSDGPGPGSDGPGSDSVSKNDKGAAL from the coding sequence TGGGAGCCGTACCGGATCATGTTCCAGTCGGCGAGCTACGTCGACGTCCAGGTCCTGATCGTCAACCAGGCCGGTACGTACTATCTCGCCGCGCTCGCCGTCGCCGTCGGCTTCCGGATGAACCTGTTCAACATCGGGGTCGACGGCCAGTACCGGCTCGCCGCGATGATGGCCGCGCTCGTCGGTGCCAGCGTCAGCCTGCCCGGCCCGCTCCAGATCGCCCTCATCGTCGTCACGGCGATGCTCGTCGGCGCCTTCTGGTCCGGTATCGCGGGCATCCTCAAGACCACGCGCGGGGTGAGCGAGGTCGTCTCCACGATCATGCTCAACTCCATCGCCACCAGCCTCGTCGCCTGGCTGATCCTGCCGAAGAACTTCGGCGAGCAGCCCGCCGGGTCCAACAACCTGACGACGGGCGAGATCCCGGAGTCCGGCTGGTTCCCCGGCCTGTCCATGGGCGCCGAGGCCGGTGAGATCTACGGCTTCACGTTCGTCGCCGCGCTCTGCGGTGTCATCTACTGGTTCGTCCTCGGCCGCACCCGCTTCGGCTTCGACCTGCGCGCCACGGGCGCCAGCGAGAGCGCCGCGCAGGCGTCCGGTGTCGACGCCAAGAAGATGGTCCTCACCTCGATGCTGATCTCGGGCGCGGTCGCGGGCCTGGTCGGTATGCCGACACTGCTCGGCGACAGCCACACGTACAGCCTCGACTTCCCCACCGGTATCGGCTTCACCGGCATCACCATCGCGCTGCTGGGCCGCAACCACCCGGTGGGCATAGCCTTCAGCGCCCTGCTGATCGCCTTCCTCGACAAGTCGTCCGCCTCTCTCGACCAGCACGGGTACGAGAAGGAAATCGCGACGATCATGCAGGGCCTGATCGTGATCTCCGTCGTGGTCAGCTACGAACTGGTCCGCCGTTACGGCCTCCGCCGCCAGCAGCAGAAGGTCGGCGAGGAACTCGCGGCGGGCGGCGCGATCCGCACCGAGGCCGACTCCGGGCCACCCGGTCCCGGCTCCGACGGCCCCGGCACCGGCTCGGGTTCCGACGGCCCCGGTCCTGGTTCCGACGGCCCCGGCTCCGATTCCGTGTCCAAGAACGACAAGGGGGCTGCCCTGTGA
- a CDS encoding ABC transporter permease, whose translation MSTSTVTATSAAPKKGGGRRKLTLPVVLLIIAGGLALISLVRLISGADDITSVGQVAGALELAVPIGLAGLGGLWAERAGVINIGLEGMMVLGTWFGAWAGFQWGPWVGVLFGILGGALGGLLHAIITVTFGVNHIVSGVAINILAVGVTRYLSNFTFATEPGGSSKQSPRIDSITEITIPGLADGLADLQQKHWFLISDIAGVLGGLVTGLSLLTIVALLLIPGTWWILWRTSFGLRLRSCGENPIAAETLGVNVYKYKYIAVTVSGGLAGLAGAFLAIVATGIYQENQTGGRGYIGLAAMIFGNWMPGGMALGAGLFGFTDSLKLRGGAENVHAMLLLLAILLVLVVGWQLYKRKYVSAGISAAVAAVLFLWYGLTDQVPSQFVDAAPYVTTLLVLALSAQRLRMPKANGMTYRRGQGT comes from the coding sequence GTGAGTACCAGCACCGTCACCGCGACGAGCGCGGCTCCCAAGAAGGGCGGGGGCCGGCGCAAGCTGACCCTGCCCGTCGTCCTGCTGATCATCGCGGGCGGACTGGCCCTGATCTCCCTGGTGCGGCTGATCAGCGGCGCCGACGACATCACCTCCGTCGGCCAGGTGGCCGGCGCGCTCGAACTCGCCGTCCCCATCGGCCTCGCCGGACTCGGCGGCCTGTGGGCGGAGCGCGCGGGCGTCATCAACATCGGCCTCGAAGGGATGATGGTCCTCGGCACCTGGTTCGGCGCCTGGGCCGGATTCCAGTGGGGCCCCTGGGTCGGTGTCCTCTTCGGCATCCTCGGCGGCGCGCTCGGCGGACTGCTGCACGCGATCATCACCGTCACCTTCGGCGTCAACCACATCGTCTCCGGTGTGGCCATCAACATCCTCGCCGTGGGCGTGACCCGCTACCTCTCCAACTTCACCTTCGCCACCGAGCCCGGCGGCTCCTCCAAGCAGTCGCCACGCATCGACTCGATCACCGAGATCACCATCCCCGGACTCGCCGACGGGCTGGCGGATCTCCAGCAGAAACACTGGTTCCTGATCTCCGACATCGCCGGGGTCCTCGGCGGACTGGTGACCGGCCTGTCGCTGCTGACGATCGTCGCCCTGCTGCTGATCCCCGGCACCTGGTGGATCCTGTGGCGTACGTCCTTCGGGCTGCGGCTGCGCTCCTGCGGCGAGAACCCGATCGCCGCCGAGACGCTGGGCGTCAACGTCTACAAGTACAAGTACATCGCCGTCACCGTCTCCGGCGGCCTCGCCGGCCTCGCCGGTGCCTTCCTGGCCATCGTCGCCACCGGCATCTACCAGGAGAACCAGACCGGCGGGCGCGGTTACATCGGTCTCGCCGCGATGATCTTCGGCAACTGGATGCCGGGCGGCATGGCGCTGGGCGCCGGGCTGTTCGGCTTCACCGACAGCCTCAAGCTGCGCGGCGGCGCGGAGAACGTGCACGCCATGCTGCTCCTGCTGGCGATCCTGCTGGTGCTCGTCGTGGGCTGGCAGCTCTACAAGCGCAAGTACGTCTCCGCCGGGATCTCGGCGGCCGTCGCCGCGGTGCTGTTCCTCTGGTACGGGCTGACGGACCAGGTCCCGAGCCAGTTCGTGGACGCCGCCCCGTACGTGACGACCCTGCTCGTCCTCGCCCTGTCCGCACAGCGGCTGCGCATGCCGAAGGCCAACGGCATGACGTACCGCAGAGGCCAGGGCACATGA